In the genome of Taurinivorans muris, one region contains:
- a CDS encoding tRNA dihydrouridine synthase, translated as MKLSSLPITQNMPWLAPLAGWSDLPFRLLCREHGADVACTEMVSAKGLVYNGKNTCDLLRTQAKDSPLIVQVFGAEHDFMRKAVQILKEDGFCFFDVNVGCSVPKVAKTGAGAAMLKDLPNLYKVAESVISEVHKDKGRKIGFKIRLGYYFDENVYEEAALRLQDLGADWITLHPRYARQGFSGTPCYEALARLKELLEIPVVASGDLFTARDGVRVLLETGADAVMYARGAMSNPRIFAEHKILWRHVRENGLVSSQIPEYEELFPKSPEQIKTDLHALIMKHLAYAKEYCPERAVLQMRTIVPRYVRHLENAKLLRQALIQCRSFEDLDSVIQEYFA; from the coding sequence ATGAAACTAAGTTCCTTACCGATAACACAAAATATGCCGTGGCTCGCTCCTCTTGCCGGCTGGTCCGATTTGCCTTTCCGCCTGCTTTGCCGTGAACACGGGGCTGATGTCGCCTGTACGGAAATGGTCAGTGCGAAGGGGTTGGTTTATAACGGGAAAAATACCTGTGATTTATTGCGGACGCAGGCGAAAGACAGTCCTTTGATTGTGCAGGTTTTCGGTGCGGAGCATGATTTCATGCGAAAAGCCGTACAAATTTTAAAAGAGGACGGTTTTTGTTTTTTTGATGTGAATGTCGGCTGTTCCGTTCCGAAGGTGGCGAAAACCGGAGCGGGGGCGGCAATGCTCAAAGATTTGCCAAACCTATACAAGGTTGCGGAAAGCGTTATTTCCGAAGTGCATAAGGATAAGGGGCGTAAAATCGGCTTTAAAATCCGTTTGGGTTATTATTTTGACGAAAATGTTTATGAAGAGGCGGCTCTGCGTTTACAGGATTTGGGGGCGGACTGGATAACCCTGCACCCCCGTTATGCGCGGCAGGGCTTCAGCGGCACGCCTTGCTACGAAGCCCTTGCGCGGCTTAAGGAACTTCTTGAAATTCCGGTTGTCGCAAGCGGGGATTTGTTTACGGCGCGCGACGGCGTGCGGGTTTTGCTTGAAACGGGAGCCGATGCCGTCATGTATGCCAGAGGGGCGATGAGCAATCCCCGTATTTTTGCCGAGCATAAAATTCTGTGGCGTCATGTGCGGGAAAACGGTCTTGTTTCTTCGCAAATTCCGGAATATGAGGAATTGTTTCCCAAAAGCCCCGAACAGATAAAAACGGATTTGCACGCGCTTATCATGAAGCATTTGGCGTATGCGAAAGAATATTGTCCCGAGCGGGCGGTCTTGCAAATGCGGACCATTGTTCCGCGTTATGTCCGGCATTTGGAAAATGCGAAGCTCCTGCGCCAAGCCCTGATACAGTGCAGGAGCTTTGAGGATTTGGACAGTGTTATTCAGGAATATTTCGCATAA
- a CDS encoding alpha/beta hydrolase-fold protein has protein sequence MKFSKIARKSLLSYMIIFFLMLLFEGQRLSPVLERTGAEYPVLLTVNRCLHEIGIKTKIYDLSARLHDEFDYIAKHSLFRDMQNVTPTLKARWQTMLSSQTLPAPAPSAKQTEKLPAKNTDSEPPLTDSTANAENPAQSVMRTSEDTQSDLTADLPIDQQADTQNSASFQEPISPVPQKETIQNTDQEKYRYNIYNYPFNAELVRIPETKSGIAGYAAHIPDYGKKKNVLLVGDSMMMEGLGPTLHARLRKRDNLTVHREGKYSSGLSRPDFFNWFDSLPPMLEAYQPDLLVISLGANDTQDIVIDRKRYFIDTKPWEEIYLQRSKDFIALADNGKRRILWVSLPVMGKEPYFTRTKRISKLQEEASKDVPLAQFVNIEHLLTENGKYTTFYKGKNNQSIRLRSQDLIHVSTEGGEILTDYVLPYVDAELAELYAEETPFCYPPVAGMANRVTFTSGLRQKQAEYYIWLPETQTMLPEPPNNQTADNEKKKGRNKYPDVPKLIAEQQGGKRYPVLYLLHGATNSGKEYVEMLGKELQELANSKQTIIVAPSCEPYGWYVDSPIVSENQIAGFITKELVPHIDSLYPTTKKRAITGLSMGGHGALLLGFRNKNLFQSMASISGVLDIRMHKNNWKIKNLLGELTPENQKIWDDNSVLELINKKWPATSPRQIIVVTGNKDKLVLEENRSAQKSFQKRGFSMEYIEADGIHNWNFWQKHIPETLSKQADFLNTL, from the coding sequence TTTATGATTTAAGCGCAAGACTGCATGACGAATTTGATTATATAGCCAAGCACAGCCTTTTCCGTGACATGCAGAATGTCACTCCGACACTAAAAGCCCGGTGGCAAACCATGCTTTCAAGCCAAACCTTGCCGGCTCCAGCTCCCTCCGCAAAACAAACGGAAAAACTGCCCGCCAAAAATACGGACAGCGAACCCCCGCTTACTGACAGTACCGCCAATGCGGAAAATCCCGCACAATCCGTTATGCGAACAAGCGAAGATACGCAATCCGATCTGACAGCCGATTTGCCAATAGATCAGCAAGCCGATACGCAAAACAGCGCCTCATTCCAAGAACCGATAAGCCCGGTCCCCCAAAAAGAAACTATCCAAAATACGGACCAGGAAAAATACCGGTACAATATTTATAATTATCCTTTCAATGCCGAACTGGTGCGAATCCCCGAAACAAAAAGCGGTATCGCAGGCTATGCCGCGCATATCCCCGATTACGGCAAAAAAAAGAATGTGCTTTTGGTCGGCGATTCCATGATGATGGAAGGCTTGGGACCAACCCTGCACGCCCGCCTGCGCAAGCGGGATAATTTAACCGTGCACCGCGAAGGAAAATATTCTTCCGGGCTGAGCCGTCCGGACTTTTTCAACTGGTTTGACAGCCTCCCCCCCATGCTTGAAGCCTATCAGCCCGATTTGCTCGTCATAAGCCTTGGCGCAAACGATACGCAGGATATTGTCATCGACAGGAAACGATATTTTATCGACACAAAACCATGGGAGGAAATTTATTTACAGCGCTCCAAAGATTTCATCGCCTTGGCGGATAACGGCAAAAGGCGCATTCTTTGGGTCAGTCTGCCTGTCATGGGCAAAGAACCGTATTTCACGCGCACAAAACGTATTTCCAAATTGCAGGAAGAAGCGAGCAAAGACGTTCCCCTCGCGCAATTTGTCAATATTGAGCACTTGCTCACGGAAAACGGAAAATATACGACCTTTTACAAGGGAAAAAACAATCAAAGCATACGGTTGCGCTCACAGGATTTAATCCATGTCAGCACAGAGGGCGGAGAAATTCTGACCGATTACGTTTTGCCCTATGTGGATGCCGAACTTGCGGAACTTTACGCGGAAGAAACGCCTTTCTGCTATCCGCCCGTAGCAGGCATGGCGAACCGCGTGACATTCACATCCGGCTTGCGCCAAAAACAAGCGGAATATTACATATGGCTGCCGGAAACCCAGACAATGCTTCCGGAACCTCCGAACAATCAGACCGCCGATAACGAAAAGAAAAAGGGGCGGAACAAATATCCCGATGTTCCGAAACTCATTGCGGAACAGCAGGGCGGCAAGCGTTATCCCGTGCTTTATCTTTTGCACGGCGCAACCAATTCCGGAAAAGAATATGTCGAAATGCTGGGAAAAGAATTGCAGGAGCTTGCAAACAGCAAACAAACGATTATCGTCGCCCCCAGCTGCGAGCCTTACGGCTGGTATGTGGACAGCCCGATAGTTTCCGAAAATCAGATTGCGGGCTTTATCACGAAAGAACTTGTTCCCCATATCGACAGTCTTTATCCCACAACAAAAAAACGGGCGATCACAGGATTGAGTATGGGAGGGCACGGCGCACTGCTCCTCGGTTTCCGCAACAAAAACCTTTTCCAGTCCATGGCAAGCATAAGCGGCGTGCTTGATATCCGCATGCATAAAAACAATTGGAAAATAAAAAACCTCTTGGGCGAACTCACACCGGAGAACCAAAAAATTTGGGACGACAATTCTGTACTGGAGCTTATCAATAAAAAATGGCCCGCCACCTCGCCACGGCAAATCATCGTCGTTACGGGAAACAAGGACAAACTTGTGCTGGAAGAAAACCGCAGCGCCCAAAAATCATTTCAAAAACGGGGCTTCAGCATGGAATACATTGAAGCGGACGGCATACATAACTGGAATTTCTGGCAAAAACATATTCCGGAAACTCTTTCCAAACAAGCCGATTTTCTCAATACCCTCTAA